AAACTTGTCACTGAAGCGAACGGAGGATCAGAACCAAATGTGGATCAGCACCTACAGGAGTCTGGTGGAGTGGCACCGCAACCAGGTCCTTAGGCTGTGTCCAGGCAGTCAgccggaggaggagcaggCGGAGAATCACGAGGTTCTGGCGTCTTCCCACCTGGACTACGTGTATGAGAGCTCCTCCTCAGAGGATGAGACTGAACCCATCGacgaggaataccttaaatttCTGGAGGTCACCATCAAGCATCAAGAGAAGCTCAGACAACAAAAGGCAGATGGCACCGTTTCCAGAAGCTTTTTAGATTAAGcggaaaataattattgtatAAGTGgacttttaattgatttttaaatgtttaattttaaaagtaggtttctttttttaagatttaaatataAGTTTTTCTAAAAGTGGTTTcttgataaatatttacttgTGTAGTTCCATCTGAAAATCCTCTAAGGATTAGAACAAATGGATAGTACCGGACTCCACAATGTTCCATGGTGTATCCTCGCTTTTGGAAGACCCACATTTGCGTAGGCCCATGAAACTGTATTTCAAGGAACTCTCTTCACCCTGTCCCCCACTAATGAACCACTGCGGAGATGGGCCTGGAACGACGCACATTAACCTGGCCGAGACTAATGCCATGTCATTTATAATCCCGCAAGCAGAACGAGAAAGACCTCAGAACTGGAGCATCCCGAGGAGCAGGGCTTTGGAGGGGGCGGAAGCAGTATGTGGGTCAGCGACATTGtcttgtgggcgtggcaagaCGGGCATTAGCCGAAAATTTCGGCACTTTTCGGCAGAAACCTAATTAAGACGTTGGCTCAGAGCCGAGtgagtgccagtgccagtggtATCTCTCCCCGCTATCTCCTCCGGGCTGGACCCTTCCTCCGTCTCCGCCCGCCGCTCTGAATCACGACTGCTGGCGACGACAACTGTGAACGACCTTTCTAATGCCCGGCCACTGCATAAATCAATGCCCAAATGGCGGACACCTGCGACTAGCAGCAGTAgccactgcaactgcaacggcaGCAGCACTGAGAAGAAACCCGAACTAATTCCGGGCTCAGACTCGGACTTGGCTAGATTTAAAGGCCTTTAGGAGCACACTCTTTGGCTCCGTGTAGCTAATAATACAACGGGAACGGAAACCGAAATCGAAGCTGGGATGGGACCTGGGAAAGCTCAGTTGCACATTCTCCAAACCAAACAGGAGCGATAAAAGTTTAGTCAAATCGGAGTCGAGATTTGTATAGAAAGTTTGGCTCCACCCACGGAGAGGAGCGCATAAAAAGTCAGCAGGTCGGTTCCTCCAATTCTTAGACTTCAGCCACTCTTTTTGGGCATGGAGTATCATATCGTGTGACATGGACTGGGGTGCAGGCCAACTCAGGACAGAGAGACAAATTGCCGCCTTCAAATCAATTAAATTGCTAATCAAgagcgacaaaaacaaaacggcAGCAGCAGAAACGAGTAACGAAGCGGGCACTGGGCTTACCATTTAATGGAGCTACATTCCAGAGGCCAAAGCCAACAGCCATTGTTGGGTCCCTGCCCCCACCGCTCCCACCGCAGAGTCTCCGCAGCAGCCACGAGAAATGCATAAACATATTGCAGATTGTTTTCCGTTCTTTACGGCTGGGGAGAGATAAATAAAGGGGCCAACCGAAACAAAGCTACCGGACTCGGACATAAACAAGTGCGGCGGCTCTACCTCGGGTGACACGGGTAGCTGGGGGCTGGGGGCTTGGAGATCGAAACAGAAGGAACATGAGCACTCTGCGGGCGGTGTTTGACAAAAAAGCAACAAGCCCCATATGTGCATTTGTTTAGAAACGGATGGAACTCACAgccatatttaatatttaaatcatCGACTCTTCCATCGTTCTCCTCCCGCAATCCttccaaacacacacagatcGGAGTATCTAACTCGCAGGCTGCCACACCACCCACTGCTTCGACTGTCAGCACCGTTAACGGGTGCTACTGGCCCGGCCAATAGCCAGAATTGAGATTCGTCCAGCTCTATGCTGAATCCAGTCTGCGCCTCGCCTCCAGTTTCAGGTTACCGTGCATGAGGCATTTGTGTGTCGTTCTCCATTTGTCGCCTGCGAATGGCGCTTGCTGTGGGAAACGATATGGGGGGATGGTTGAGGGTGCTGGGGGCGGGCGTCCCATCCACCGGGGAGGGGGCTGGGAAGCGTGAGAGTCGATAACTAACTGCGCCTGCGCACGCGTTCAATTAGCTGCAAATTGCAAATCGTGCGGCGCATGCGCAACGTCCTGGTACCGATGTGATGTCGCCACAAACGGCGGCGACATATTGTTGCtgcaacagaaacagcaacacCGCCACAGCCGCAGCCACAGCCAGTTGCTAATGTGTTGTCAGCCAAACCAATGTTGACAGCAGAatcgaaaatatttcatttcaaattTGTGCGGCAGGTGTGGGAAAGAGAAAGGCGCCTCCTGCCTCGAGGAGGTGTCAGTGTCCACTGAGGAGGCGGCCGGGGAGGGGGCGAGCATTACCTTGAGAGAGACACATCCTGTCCAGGCCGAGGCCATCACTCAGCCTCATTTGCATGGAGTCGAATTTCTGCGAAGGCATTCGGACTGGGCCGTTGAGTGAATGATACCTGACAGTGGCAACAAAGCAGCCTGCAACATAGGGAGGAACAATGCAGTCCCAGTGACATAATGTTGCAGCCGCATCCTAAGGGAAGTTGTATGTTTTTGTGGAACTCTCCTCGAGGCCCCATTATTAGACCAGACGCCTCTTCTGCCCCAGAATTTCCACAATGATGGTCAGAATAAGCAATTACCAGCATCACAATAGACACATCCTAGAAGCTGGCAGGAGAGGTACTAAGAAGTCAAAGTAACCGCCGCCAATTTCGAGGCTCATCGCTGGAGTAATGCCATAAAGCAGAGCTGGGGGGGAGTCAAtactgaaaccgaaaccgaaaccaacCGCAGAGCCACATACATCATTTTCACACCAAAAAGCAATCGGGGAGAAACCTCAGGCGAAAATTATGGCCAATAAGAGCCACAACAATTGACTTTGGCTAGTGAATCTGCAGCTAATAACTTAGGAAGAGGAAAACGTTTTTAATCATCCCAGGCGAGGCAGCCACCTCGGCCTCGTCCTCGGCTTCGGCATCTCCCCAATAAATTGCCAACGTGCCGGGCACCAAAGTAATCAATCAACGTGGTCAACGATCCCGAAGAGGAGGGAGGACTCGCCGGTAGGAGGCGATGGCCAAGAGTTATCCTCATCCTGGTCGAAAACTGTAACTGCCAGTGCCAGCGAGCTCAATGGGAATGCAATGCAATGCCAGATCATTGATAATGATCAGTGGCATACTATTCAGGACAGAGCAGCCTTGTTCAAATGAGAAAATCAACTCCGCGGCTCAAAGTATGCGTAATGGCCCCAGGGAGCTTTTTCTTGGCTTCTTGGAGGCTAGCCTCCATCGTCGTCTCCGAGCTGGGAT
This region of Drosophila bipectinata strain 14024-0381.07 chromosome 2L, DbipHiC1v2, whole genome shotgun sequence genomic DNA includes:
- the LOC108131061 gene encoding uncharacterized protein — protein: MARKRGRSRSEQRRRRRRRRSKPSPTNLSLKRTEDQNQMWISTYRSLVEWHRNQVLRLCPGSQPEEEQAENHEVLASSHLDYVYESSSSEDETEPIDEEYLKFLEVTIKHQEKLRQQKADGTVSRSFLD